In the Leptolyngbya sp. SIO1E4 genome, one interval contains:
- a CDS encoding ABC transporter ATP-binding protein, giving the protein MPDSLLSLENFCVAYPHQSTWAVDAVSLSLAPGEILGLVGESGCGKSTLGRAALRLLPKGSRIEGTVTFEGRSIPGLSPKELRHFRGEAVSLVFQDPMTRLDPLMTIGEHCLETLLAHRPGLSRKVAKQEALAALEAVSIPADRWGQYPHEFSGGMRQRVAIALALVLNPKLIVADEPTTSLDVTVSAQILKELTRLCRERNMGLILISHDLALVAEYCDRVAVMYAGKLVELGTAQQVLQQPQHDYTRSLLQAALDLQQADIRDQLSVTEAPLLRVENLQQHYTLAVNPLARLLGRQSNSVIRAVDGVTFDLHHGEIFGLVGESGCGKSTLSRTILQIISPTGGQVRFLGRDMTQLSRQELQQQRRDMQMIFQDPHACLNPLMTVGQGIGDPLRIHHLASGAERDRQVRTMMERVGLTPTEEYIHRFPGDLSGGEQQRVAIARALITRPKLVICDEPVSMLDASIQAQVLALMLQLKEDFDLTYLFITHDLWVARYLCDRIAVMQAGKIVEAGSTEAIFEHPQHPYTRILLSAAPLLATNPTSNDVPNPLPS; this is encoded by the coding sequence ATGCCTGATAGCCTCCTCTCCCTTGAAAACTTTTGCGTCGCATATCCCCACCAATCGACTTGGGCGGTAGACGCAGTTTCTCTATCCCTGGCACCAGGGGAGATTTTGGGGCTAGTGGGGGAATCAGGCTGCGGCAAAAGCACCCTGGGTCGGGCCGCATTACGGCTGCTCCCCAAGGGCTCTCGAATTGAGGGCACCGTAACCTTTGAAGGGCGCTCCATTCCTGGGCTGTCGCCTAAAGAACTGCGGCATTTTCGAGGGGAAGCCGTTTCCCTGGTCTTTCAAGACCCCATGACGCGGCTGGATCCTTTGATGACCATTGGGGAACATTGCCTGGAAACGCTGCTGGCCCATCGCCCCGGTCTATCGAGAAAGGTGGCTAAACAAGAGGCCCTTGCTGCCCTAGAAGCCGTCAGCATCCCAGCCGATCGCTGGGGGCAATATCCCCATGAATTTAGTGGTGGCATGCGGCAGCGGGTAGCGATCGCCCTGGCGTTGGTGCTAAATCCTAAGTTGATTGTGGCTGACGAACCGACCACGAGTTTGGACGTCACCGTTTCGGCCCAAATTCTAAAAGAACTGACGCGACTTTGCCGTGAGCGAAACATGGGCTTGATTTTGATCTCCCATGACTTAGCCTTAGTGGCTGAATACTGCGATCGCGTCGCTGTCATGTACGCAGGCAAGCTCGTGGAGTTGGGCACCGCTCAACAAGTATTGCAGCAGCCCCAACACGACTACACGCGATCGCTGCTACAGGCCGCCCTCGATCTGCAACAGGCCGATATTCGCGATCAGCTCAGCGTCACCGAAGCCCCGCTGCTGCGGGTCGAGAACTTGCAGCAACATTACACCTTAGCGGTGAATCCACTGGCCCGCTTATTAGGCAGACAGTCGAACTCGGTAATCCGAGCGGTGGATGGGGTCACGTTTGACCTTCACCACGGCGAGATTTTCGGCTTAGTGGGGGAATCAGGCTGCGGCAAAAGCACCCTTTCCCGCACGATTTTGCAAATCATCTCGCCCACCGGAGGCCAGGTCCGCTTCCTGGGGCGAGATATGACTCAGCTATCCCGACAAGAGCTCCAGCAGCAGCGGCGGGATATGCAAATGATTTTTCAGGATCCTCACGCTTGTTTAAATCCCCTGATGACGGTGGGGCAAGGCATTGGTGATCCGCTCCGGATTCATCACCTGGCCAGCGGGGCTGAGCGTGATCGCCAGGTTCGCACCATGATGGAGCGGGTCGGGTTAACCCCTACAGAAGAATACATTCATCGTTTTCCGGGGGATCTTTCCGGTGGAGAACAGCAGCGAGTCGCGATCGCCCGGGCTTTGATTACCCGACCCAAACTCGTGATCTGTGATGAACCCGTCAGTATGTTAGACGCGAGCATTCAAGCTCAAGTACTGGCGCTAATGCTGCAGTTAAAAGAAGACTTTGATCTCACCTACCTCTTTATTACCCATGATCTGTGGGTGGCACGGTATTTGTGCGATCGGATTGCCGTGATGCAGGCAGGCAAAATTGTTGAAGCTGGGTCAACGGAAGCGATTTTTGAACACCCCCAGCATCCTTACACCCGGATTCTGCTCAGCGCCGCTCCATTGCTGGCTACCAATCCAACCTCCAACGATGTTCCCAACCCGTTGCCGAGTTAA